From Ischnura elegans chromosome 13 unlocalized genomic scaffold, ioIscEleg1.1 SUPER_13_unloc_1, whole genome shotgun sequence, a single genomic window includes:
- the LOC124172238 gene encoding zinc finger protein 436-like, giving the protein MCSEDEKPIDNLKITKDSTTKAPGPSNPDKVLMETTSTSCMLKEIHVRIGLSYDCIDSSASVTGSQSKTVASHAGEGRNVIDEELEEGSALHVDNVTSHSIPDNGQSYTKNIPASKNSGDGATMSCFGDRGDFDEPNITDTFTVIGENHRIEDETVMRGRGEVEENYLIKNPGNSYAINEKLHYCFNCRYGFNTKNDLNKHVENHCHISNLNLDAESSMKKNESFTIPESSEEKNNSCESYSLKTLEGFKRKRHRPMQKVNMPVIEIGGGIGLEKSLGRERSIDGDGKPHPKNMSSNSTSCARNLQNHPLGGTKGGPFNCSLCSNSFTLRSSLNNHMDTHIGRKQYPCTICSKSFINSSYLTRHLCTHSREKCFSCNDCTKSFSTKSKLMRHFRTHTGEKPYSCNDCTKCFSRKSHLMVHLRKHTGEKPFSCNGCTKSFSSKSYLTIHLRTHTGETPFSCNYCTKSFLVSSALSRHIRLHTGEKPFSCNICDKSFNQSSALSRHKRIHTGEKPHSCNICDKSFSRKSNLTKHIRTHTQEKPCS; this is encoded by the exons ATGTGTAGTGAGGATGAAAAACCGattgataatttgaaaatcacCAAGGACTCCACGACCAAGGCTCCGG GACCGTCAAATCCTGACAAAGTGCTGATGGAAACAACATCAACTTCATGTATGCTGAAGGAAATACATGTAAGGATTGGTCTGAGCTATGACTGTATTGATTCATCAGCCTCAGTGACAGGCAGTCAATCCAAGACTGTAGCATCCCATGCAGGGGAAGGAAGGAATGTGATAGATGAAGAATTGGAAGAAGGCAGTGCTCTTCATGTTGATAATGTAACATCCCACTCAATTCCTGACAATGGACAAAGTTATACGAAGAATATTCCAGCGTCTAAAAACAGTGGAGATGGAGCCACAATGTCTTGTTTTGGGGATAGAGGTGACTTTGATGAACCAAATATCACGGACACCTTTACAGTCATAGGGGAGAACCACAGAATTGAAGATGAGACAGTCATGAGAGGCAGAGGAGAGGTAGAAGAGAATTACTTAATCAAAAATCCTGGGAACAGTTACGCAATAAATGAAAAGCTACATTATTGCTTCAACTGCAGATATGGATTCAACACCAAAAATGATCTTAACAAGCACGTGGAAAATCATTGTCATATCAGCAATTTGAATCTTGATGCAGAatcatcaatgaaaaaaaacgagTCATTCACAATCCCCGAATcgagtgaagaaaaaaataattcttgtgaGTCATACTCCTTAAAGACATTAGAGGGATTCAAAAGGAAAAGACACAGGCCGATGCAAAAAGTAAATATGCCTGTTATAGAAATCGGTGGTGGAATAGGGTTGGAGAAATCTCTGGGACGAGAGAGAAGTATTGATGGAGATGGGAAACCACACCCAAAGAATATGTCCTCAAATTCCACCTCTTGTGCTAGAAACCTCCAAAATCACCCGCTAGGAGGCACGAAAGGAGGGCCTTTCAATTGCAGTTTGTGCAGTAACTCTTTCACTCTGAGAAGCAGTCTTAACAATCACATGGATACACACATAGGAAGAAAACAGTATCCATGTACAATATGCAGCAAGTCTTTCATTAATAGTTCTTACCTCACTCGACACCTGTGTACACACTCAAGAGAGAAATGTTTTTCATGTAATGATTGCACAAAGTCTTTCTCTACTAAAAGCAAACTCATGAGGCACTTTcgtacccacacaggagagaAACCCTATTCATGTAACGACTGCACCAAGTGTTTCTCTCGAAAGAGCCATCTCATGGTACACTTGCGCaaacacacgggagagaaacctttttcGTGCAATGGGTGCACGAAGTCTTTCTCTAGTAAAAGCTACCTCACGATACATTTacgtacacacacgggagagacaCCTTTTTCTTGTAATTATTGCACAAAGTCTTTCCTTGTAAGTTCTGCCCTCAGTAGACACATCCGTttgcacacgggagagaaacctttttcttgTAATATTTGTGATAAATCTTTCAATCAAAGTTCTGCCCTCAGCAGACACAAGCGTatacacacaggagagaaaccCCATTCTTGTAATATTTGTGATAAATCTTTCTCTAGGAAGAGCAACCTCACGAAACACATACGCACACACACACAAGAGAAACCATGTTCATGA